In Paenibacillus sp. G2S3, a single window of DNA contains:
- a CDS encoding transcriptional regulator, whose product MNDLEGLTPEQIEKISKARERVIDSIGKNMDLYGITLSIGHLYGYMYFNQGPVTLDELSKTMGMSKTSMSTGVRTLLDLKMIDKVWGRGTRKDLFTTVPDWHQNFSDYFSIKWRKAVEGNMISLAKSLAEINDMKKEYSDDSKLMQLLNTDEEKITESINYYRWLLKLIESFENGKIFEFIPKEES is encoded by the coding sequence ATGAACGATTTAGAAGGGTTAACACCCGAACAAATAGAGAAGATTAGTAAGGCCCGTGAACGCGTGATAGACTCTATCGGTAAAAATATGGACCTATACGGCATCACTTTATCAATTGGGCATTTATACGGTTATATGTATTTCAATCAAGGTCCAGTGACACTGGACGAGCTTAGCAAAACAATGGGAATGAGCAAAACGTCCATGAGTACGGGAGTCCGTACCCTCCTAGATCTGAAAATGATCGATAAAGTTTGGGGGAGAGGGACTCGCAAAGACCTGTTTACCACCGTGCCTGACTGGCATCAGAACTTCAGTGATTACTTCTCTATTAAATGGAGAAAAGCCGTCGAAGGAAATATGATCTCACTAGCGAAATCACTTGCGGAAATTAACGATATGAAAAAAGAGTATAGTGACGATAGTAAACTTATGCAGCTCTTAAATACAGATGAAGAGAAGATTACCGAATCCATTAATTACTACCGCTGGTTGCTAAAATTAATAGAATCTTTTGAGAATGGTAAGATCTTCGAATTTATCCCTAAAGAAGAATCTTAA
- a CDS encoding carbohydrate binding domain-containing protein: MKRNFTAAITAMLLVTGLLSPVGSMNASAAEALKANSPDSAATKVGSAAIDVLKAFTDVSPSHWAAGPLQRWSANGIISGYDDGSFRPGKEVTKAEFAAIMNRIFNYQEQSDKLPADVLATDWYKSDIAKGIAAGYLSSDQNNNIYPSRALSRAEAALALEKVFRFNTDKSSTAAFTDLNGVNDETAKAIVALTSAGFIKGYPGGLFKPGGGITRAELAQLADRMVSGLLLKSGETSLGTVKGNIVINQADVILKDTVIQGNLYLTEGIAEGNAKLEGVKVTGTTFVRGGGEQSIGLHNTSLGPLQVAKPNGKVRIYASGSTAVGTVQLQSGAILEESSDLTGAGFGDVEMDVVPHIISLRGIFAAVRSADSAVSGSLLRISGTVASLTVGSPTQLTLENNAQVAALILTASAGGTAIQGSGSVTSIDNKADGVTIGGSPLKKGNTSKTTLPVATSASSSSGNGGPISTPTSTPEATATATTTPTETPTPTPTPTPTPTATPTATPTNDPWTLVWGDEFNEGTIDPTKWTYDLGDGSQFNNPGWGNNEKQWYTSDEKNAKIQDGNLVITARKEAVSGKEYTSSRLKTKGLFSKKYGKFEIRAKAPTGKGYWPAIWMLPENYEYGNWASSGELDIMEGWGSRPNTVAGTIHYGGEWPNNVYSGKEYVFPEGSTIEQYHTYSIEWEPGEIRWYVDGELFLTKNDWYSISNGQPANNAYPAPFNQEFHLLLNLAVGGNFDGDPTPETVFPKSMQVDYVRVYELTGREYREPVPVTLDKEPYLEGSKLALPDGNLVYNNNFTEQVPGDNGMGIPNTSHWVLFKEPGADAAVSTVPIGGHNFLKVNISNAGGNAYSVQPQAIVSVAKGRFYKLSFDTKTDVSRNISVKLTGGESRGFAAYSPALKAELTSEMSHYETMFQMKDNSDIAARIEFNMGTNASPVWLGNVRLEEVDSIPFDHDGIKTPLGSGNHLYNGTFDLGEPNRMSYWHVETANGTTSTANVDDTGKLNLQIGGSESGEVRLLQKGIQLIQGQDYELTFNAAVSSARTATVQLLGKDGSVHAQQSVNLAQGEQEIKAVFTNLAGTTDHEGQFVLLLNGATDTVILDNFKLLRTSFYYDPSLVYYPLVNGEFNAEFHAWDRLLTEQGGQSTATATDGTAKFNITNTGSQPYSVMLFQNNLKAASGIDYVLEFDASSTIARKIGVNVENASYQASFTKIVELTPATNHYKYEFRQGSKDTLSLKFLLGKVEGISIPQSHDIIIDNVKFEIKNAPAKPQELLSDSSNNRVSQPIELTFIDHEDWRKKIVAVKVNGITLETEQYTIEPGKITIDAAVFPSEGSYTITVEADHYANASVLQTILANDNNLVINGSFGNGNTGWSTWSGEGGVSAFAVKDGVAEILITSAGWEAWHTQFYQEGIPLEGGKTYEVSFKAKSTVPRQIILEYSNTSAASAQAKFDITADWVTYGAQFTVSNSNPLKLNYLIGKSLGADPTANSTPHTISFDDIVVREVQGGPPVTPPSGTLDNGTFDLDSKGWSQYFDGTGSAAVKDGEFAIDLTGTGEAAYSAQVDYENLKLVQGKTYILKFKARSTVNRNIQVAVEHKGGDYTKYMEAELVALTENMKEFSYTFTMNGATDAGAHLVFLLGLIDGNSTETNSEISAGSTIYLDDVSLIEG; encoded by the coding sequence ATGAAGAGGAATTTCACAGCTGCAATAACTGCTATGCTCCTTGTCACCGGGCTGCTATCACCGGTTGGGAGCATGAATGCTTCAGCGGCAGAGGCATTAAAGGCAAACTCACCTGATTCAGCGGCAACGAAAGTAGGAAGTGCAGCAATCGATGTATTGAAAGCGTTTACGGATGTATCTCCAAGCCATTGGGCTGCAGGTCCATTACAGCGCTGGAGCGCAAATGGGATCATAAGTGGATATGACGATGGATCGTTTCGACCGGGCAAGGAAGTCACGAAGGCAGAATTCGCGGCTATTATGAATCGTATTTTTAATTATCAGGAGCAATCGGATAAGCTTCCAGCGGATGTCCTGGCTACAGACTGGTATAAAAGTGATATTGCCAAAGGAATTGCAGCTGGATATTTAAGCAGTGATCAGAACAACAACATTTATCCCTCACGTGCGCTTTCGCGCGCTGAGGCGGCGTTGGCCTTGGAGAAAGTGTTTCGTTTCAATACGGACAAAAGCAGTACGGCAGCATTCACTGATCTGAACGGAGTCAATGATGAAACTGCGAAAGCGATAGTAGCCCTAACGAGTGCTGGCTTTATTAAAGGTTACCCTGGAGGTTTGTTTAAGCCTGGGGGCGGAATTACACGTGCAGAGCTTGCTCAGCTTGCTGATCGGATGGTTTCGGGACTCCTCCTGAAATCTGGAGAGACTTCGCTTGGAACAGTAAAGGGCAATATAGTCATTAATCAGGCCGATGTGATTCTTAAAGACACGGTCATCCAAGGTAATCTTTATCTAACCGAGGGGATCGCCGAAGGGAATGCGAAGCTTGAAGGGGTAAAGGTAACAGGGACTACGTTTGTACGCGGAGGCGGTGAGCAGAGTATTGGCTTACACAATACTTCTCTTGGGCCGCTTCAAGTAGCTAAACCTAACGGGAAGGTTCGAATTTATGCCAGCGGCTCAACAGCTGTGGGTACTGTGCAACTGCAATCCGGAGCTATTTTGGAAGAGAGTAGCGATCTTACGGGAGCAGGCTTTGGGGATGTTGAGATGGACGTCGTTCCTCACATTATCTCACTTCGAGGGATATTTGCAGCGGTTCGCTCGGCAGACTCAGCAGTCAGCGGTTCTTTGCTAAGAATCTCAGGAACTGTTGCCAGTCTTACGGTGGGCAGCCCAACACAATTGACTCTGGAGAACAATGCACAGGTGGCCGCGTTAATCCTGACTGCGAGCGCTGGAGGAACAGCGATTCAAGGCAGCGGAAGCGTAACCTCAATAGATAACAAAGCCGATGGAGTAACGATTGGCGGCTCGCCATTAAAGAAAGGAAACACTAGTAAAACAACACTGCCAGTAGCAACTTCAGCCTCAAGCAGTTCTGGTAATGGAGGTCCAATATCGACACCGACCTCTACACCTGAAGCAACAGCCACAGCAACTACTACACCAACCGAAACACCAACACCAACACCAACACCAACACCGACACCAACGGCAACGCCTACCGCCACACCAACCAATGATCCGTGGACGCTGGTTTGGGGAGATGAATTCAATGAAGGAACCATTGATCCTACGAAATGGACCTATGACCTTGGAGATGGTTCGCAATTTAACAATCCAGGTTGGGGCAACAACGAGAAGCAATGGTATACAAGTGATGAGAAGAACGCAAAGATACAGGATGGTAATCTAGTGATTACTGCGCGTAAAGAAGCAGTAAGTGGCAAGGAGTACACTTCTTCGCGACTTAAAACGAAAGGTCTGTTTAGTAAGAAATATGGGAAGTTTGAGATTCGGGCTAAAGCGCCTACCGGAAAAGGGTACTGGCCAGCGATCTGGATGCTGCCGGAGAACTACGAGTACGGAAATTGGGCTTCCTCTGGTGAGCTTGATATTATGGAGGGCTGGGGCAGCCGACCTAATACGGTAGCGGGCACCATCCATTACGGCGGCGAATGGCCTAACAATGTGTACTCTGGCAAAGAGTATGTATTCCCGGAAGGTTCTACGATTGAGCAATACCATACGTATTCTATTGAGTGGGAGCCGGGAGAAATTCGCTGGTATGTAGATGGCGAACTGTTTTTAACCAAAAATGACTGGTACAGCATCAGCAATGGGCAGCCTGCGAATAATGCTTATCCAGCACCGTTCAATCAGGAGTTCCACCTGCTGTTAAATCTAGCTGTTGGCGGCAACTTCGATGGTGATCCAACACCAGAAACCGTGTTTCCAAAATCGATGCAGGTTGATTATGTCAGAGTCTATGAACTGACAGGCCGTGAGTATCGTGAGCCGGTGCCAGTTACGCTGGATAAGGAACCTTACTTGGAAGGCTCAAAGCTAGCACTTCCTGACGGCAACCTTGTCTATAACAACAACTTCACGGAGCAGGTTCCGGGAGATAATGGAATGGGCATACCGAATACTTCACACTGGGTTTTGTTTAAAGAACCAGGAGCTGATGCTGCTGTCTCCACTGTACCGATTGGGGGACATAACTTCCTAAAGGTAAATATCAGTAATGCTGGAGGCAATGCGTATTCCGTTCAACCTCAAGCGATCGTATCCGTTGCTAAAGGTAGATTCTATAAGCTCAGCTTCGATACGAAAACAGATGTGTCACGTAATATTAGCGTTAAATTAACGGGGGGAGAATCACGTGGCTTTGCTGCTTATTCTCCGGCACTTAAGGCAGAGCTGACTTCTGAGATGTCCCATTACGAAACGATGTTTCAAATGAAGGACAACTCTGATATTGCAGCACGGATAGAGTTCAATATGGGAACTAACGCTTCACCAGTTTGGTTAGGTAATGTCCGTCTGGAAGAGGTAGATAGTATTCCTTTTGATCATGATGGAATAAAAACACCGCTCGGTAGCGGTAATCATCTGTACAATGGCACTTTCGATCTTGGTGAGCCCAATCGGATGAGCTATTGGCACGTAGAAACAGCCAATGGTACAACGTCCACTGCCAATGTAGATGATACAGGAAAGCTGAATCTGCAGATTGGCGGCAGCGAAAGTGGCGAAGTTCGATTGCTTCAGAAGGGAATTCAGCTCATACAGGGCCAAGATTATGAGCTTACCTTTAATGCTGCAGTATCCTCTGCACGTACTGCTACAGTTCAGCTTCTTGGAAAAGACGGCAGCGTACATGCGCAGCAGTCAGTTAATTTAGCCCAAGGTGAACAAGAAATAAAAGCAGTCTTCACCAACCTTGCAGGTACAACGGATCATGAGGGACAATTTGTGTTACTTCTGAACGGTGCTACCGATACAGTCATCTTGGATAACTTCAAGTTGCTGCGCACGAGCTTTTATTATGATCCATCACTTGTCTACTACCCGCTTGTGAATGGTGAATTCAACGCTGAATTTCATGCCTGGGATCGGCTGTTGACGGAGCAGGGCGGACAGAGCACCGCTACTGCTACAGATGGAACAGCAAAGTTTAACATTACGAATACGGGTAGTCAGCCATATTCCGTGATGTTGTTTCAAAATAATTTGAAAGCTGCCAGTGGAATAGATTATGTGCTGGAGTTTGATGCCAGTTCAACCATAGCCCGAAAAATCGGAGTAAATGTTGAAAATGCATCTTATCAGGCTTCATTTACAAAAATTGTAGAGCTCACACCAGCAACGAATCATTACAAATACGAATTCCGTCAAGGCAGCAAGGACACATTGTCTCTTAAATTCCTGCTTGGGAAGGTTGAGGGGATTAGTATTCCTCAAAGCCATGATATTATCATCGATAATGTGAAATTTGAAATCAAAAATGCACCGGCTAAACCGCAGGAACTACTAAGCGATAGCAGCAATAACAGAGTTTCGCAGCCGATTGAGCTAACCTTCATAGACCATGAGGATTGGAGAAAGAAAATCGTTGCAGTGAAGGTTAATGGTATAACACTTGAAACTGAACAGTACACCATTGAGCCTGGAAAAATCACAATCGATGCAGCAGTATTTCCATCCGAGGGCAGCTATACAATCACTGTAGAAGCTGACCATTACGCAAATGCATCTGTACTTCAGACGATACTTGCTAACGATAACAATCTAGTCATAAATGGCTCGTTCGGCAATGGTAATACGGGGTGGTCTACATGGTCTGGAGAAGGTGGTGTTTCTGCGTTTGCTGTGAAGGATGGCGTGGCAGAAATCTTGATTACGTCAGCAGGATGGGAGGCGTGGCATACACAATTTTACCAAGAAGGTATCCCACTGGAAGGCGGAAAAACATATGAGGTGAGCTTTAAGGCGAAATCAACGGTTCCGCGGCAGATCATCCTAGAATACTCCAATACTTCTGCAGCTTCTGCTCAAGCTAAGTTTGATATTACTGCTGATTGGGTAACTTATGGCGCACAATTTACGGTGTCTAACAGCAATCCGCTGAAGCTGAATTATCTGATCGGCAAATCGCTGGGCGCTGATCCTACGGCTAACAGTACGCCACATACGATTTCTTTTGACGATATTGTGGTTCGGGAAGTACAAGGTGGTCCGCCAGTGACACCACCAAGCGGCACGCTGGATAATGGAACATTTGATTTGGATTCCAAAGGATGGAGCCAGTATTTTGATGGAACTGGATCTGCTGCTGTAAAAGATGGGGAATTTGCGATAGACCTGACAGGCACAGGGGAAGCTGCCTACAGCGCACAAGTGGATTACGAAAACCTGAAGCTTGTTCAGGGGAAGACGTACATCTTGAAGTTTAAGGCCCGTTCTACGGTAAACCGTAATATTCAGGTAGCTGTGGAGCATAAAGGCGGGGATTACACCAAATATATGGAAGCTGAGCTTGTAGCTCTGACCGAGAATATGAAAGAATTCAGTTACACATTTACCATGAACGGTGCGACAGACGCAGGGGCACATCTTGTTTTTTTACTAGGGCTTATTGATGGAAACAGTACGGAGACGAATAGTGAAATTAGTGCGGGCAGCACGATTTATTTGGATGATGTAAGTTTAATCGAAGGTTAA
- a CDS encoding LacI family DNA-binding transcriptional regulator, protein MNIKMIAEMAGVSVSTVSKIMNNYSDVSEKTKKRVLEIIEQTGYSPSNSAKTLATKKSNLIGVIFAGELNVEFTHPFFVEVLNSFKKQMGVLGYDLIFFSNEKFISSGDYFARAVHFNVDGCVIISGQKMEPTIHDLDMSSIPCIGVDLELKGKKSGFVMSDNFQISSKVVEHFYLLGYRELGFIGSAADSEISNLREAGYTKAIESFGLPLNRRWFVHGDDFFESSGYTAMQQLIQSGSLPKAIFAASDLLALGAIRALKEHDLRVPEDIAIIGCDDIEACKYTTPRLSTIRQNKERLGILAAHMLYDLINNQSGGGSFVVEPVLVVRESCGNQLKF, encoded by the coding sequence ATGAATATCAAAATGATTGCCGAAATGGCCGGAGTTTCTGTCTCAACCGTTTCGAAAATTATGAATAATTACAGCGATGTTTCGGAAAAGACCAAGAAAAGAGTCTTGGAGATCATCGAGCAAACTGGGTATTCACCATCCAACTCCGCCAAGACACTTGCAACCAAGAAATCGAATTTGATCGGTGTGATTTTTGCGGGTGAGCTTAATGTAGAATTTACGCATCCTTTTTTCGTTGAGGTATTAAATTCCTTCAAGAAACAGATGGGTGTCTTAGGATACGATCTCATCTTCTTCTCAAACGAGAAATTTATTAGCAGCGGAGATTACTTCGCGCGCGCTGTTCATTTTAATGTGGATGGCTGCGTCATTATATCCGGACAGAAGATGGAGCCAACGATCCACGATCTGGATATGAGCAGTATCCCTTGTATCGGGGTAGATCTCGAACTAAAAGGGAAGAAGTCAGGCTTTGTTATGTCAGATAACTTCCAAATATCCTCTAAGGTCGTGGAGCATTTTTACCTTCTTGGTTATAGGGAGCTTGGTTTTATAGGAAGTGCCGCGGATTCAGAAATATCCAACCTACGGGAAGCAGGATATACCAAAGCTATCGAAAGTTTCGGTCTCCCTTTGAACCGGCGTTGGTTTGTACATGGCGACGATTTCTTTGAGTCCAGCGGGTATACGGCTATGCAACAATTAATTCAAAGCGGCAGTTTACCAAAGGCTATTTTTGCTGCCTCTGATTTACTAGCTTTAGGAGCCATCCGTGCTTTAAAAGAACATGACCTTCGTGTCCCTGAGGATATCGCCATCATCGGCTGTGATGACATCGAAGCCTGCAAATATACTACCCCAAGACTGTCTACCATCCGTCAGAACAAAGAACGTCTTGGTATTCTCGCTGCCCATATGCTCTATGATTTGATTAACAATCAGTCGGGTGGCGGTTCATTTGTAGTGGAGCCCGTACTTGTTGTGCGCGAGTCCTGCGGAAACCAATTGAAATTCTAG